Proteins from one Pristiophorus japonicus isolate sPriJap1 unplaced genomic scaffold, sPriJap1.hap1 HAP1_SCAFFOLD_409, whole genome shotgun sequence genomic window:
- the LOC139250673 gene encoding BTB/POZ domain-containing protein KCTD21-like, with product MSDPITLNVGGKLYTSSLATLTRYPDSMLGVMFSGKIPSTSDQHGNFFIDRDGKIFRYILNFLRTSNLDLPDDFQEVGLLKREADFYQIQPLIEALQERESENAKAERNAMLNITLDQRLQTVYFTVKPAPQMYNLTSCSTEVFDANIFCTSAEFLKHLSSKFCYFVNGKLSPIGYEKKDPHHLTLQWVGHVAVLPEDEYTRQNLRRLWIVPTNEQVNNFQLFVEEVLKTAMSHEFHVDSLQPDSSDFMNYKVLRLVRYK from the coding sequence ATGTCTGATCCTATAACATTAAATGTAGGAGGAAAGCTATACACCAGTTCTCTGGCAACTTTAACGCGTTATCCAGACTCGATGCTGGGTGTAATGTTCAGTGGAAAAATACCCTCAACTAGTGATCAGCATGGTAATTTCTTCATTGACAGAGATGGCAAAATATTTCGATATATTCTAAATTTTCTGCGCACATCAAACCTGGACCTCCCAGATGATTTTCAAGAAGTGGGGCTCTTGAAGAGAGAAGCTGATTTTTACCAGATCCAGCCTTTGATAGAGGCTTTGCAGGAGAGAGAGTCTGAAAATGCCAAAGCGGAGAGGAATGCAATGCTCAACATTACTCTGGATCAGAGACTGCAGACTGTGTATTTTACAGTTAAACCAGCCCCACAAATGTACAACCTCACCTCATGTAGCACAGAGGTCTTTGATGCAAACATATTTTGCACATCAGCTGAATTCTTGAAGCACTTGAGTTCCAAGTTTTGTTACTTTGTCAATGGTAAACTTTCACCAATTGGTTATGAGAAAAAGGATCCACACCATTTGACACTACAGTGGGTTGGACATGTGGCAGTGTTGCCTGAAGATGAATACACAAGACAGAATTTAAGACGACTATGGATTGTACCTACAAATGAGCAAGTTAACAATTTTCAGTTGTTTGTAGAGGAAGTGTTAAAAACAGCAATGAGCCATGAATTCCATGTCGATTCATTACAGCCAGATTCCTCTGATTTCATGAATTATAAGGTACTACGTTTAGTCCGGTATAAATAG